GAAGAAATAAAAACAAACTTGTTCTTCATTCCAAATGGTAACAAATATAAAGAAAATTGGAAAAATTTCGATGTTTTCTGCACAAACATTGAAATTGATGAATCAAATATTCTTAGTCTCGCAGATCTATATAGGAGAAGATGGAACATAGAAAATTTTTATAGAGATGCTCAAGAGAATTTTATGATAAAAACGAAGACAGAGAATCCTATTATAAGGTTTTTCTTTTTCATATTTTCTGCTATCCTTTATAA
Above is a genomic segment from Thermoplasmatales archaeon containing:
- a CDS encoding transposase — translated: EEIKTNLFFIPNGNKYKENWKNFDVFCTNIEIDESNILSLADLYRRRWNIENFYRDAQENFMIKTKTENPIIRFFFFIFSAILYNLWYFIREFISIIAEKWKDSILDLIKQRKVLCNINCAKRIDEKIIKIF